From Thalassospira lucentensis, a single genomic window includes:
- a CDS encoding IS3 family transposase (programmed frameshift), translating into MPKSHFTDEFKIDAVRQITERGYSVAEVSARLGVSTHSLYVWRKKFSKSPDAIAEADQQSSEIRRLKQELARITEERDILKKANRVLRQGCKMRYAFIDQHRRVYSVRTMCRCLQVHPSGFYAWQKKPHSARFLEDQRQTALVRQIWEDSGQVYGYRKIHDDLMDMGERCSPNRVARLARNAGIRARIGYKKRPGKYGGKPAVVADNKLDRQFDTARPNTAWVTDITYIKTQEGFAYLAVVIDLYSRMVVGWALKQRQDTNVVLQALLMAVWRRKPKNRVLIHSDQGSQYTSIDWAAFLRQHDLEHSMSRRGNCYDNAVAESFFNLLKRERIRRRVYKSRDEARQDVFDYIEMFYNPKRKHSTNGMLSPVEFERRQI; encoded by the exons ATGCCCAAGAGTCATTTTACCGATGAGTTCAAGATTGATGCCGTTCGCCAGATTACCGAACGAGGCTACTCAGTAGCGGAAGTTTCTGCACGTCTCGGTGTCAGCACACATTCCCTGTATGTGTGGAGGAAGAAGTTCAGCAAGTCCCCTGATGCGATTGCTGAAGCTGATCAACAATCATCCGAGATACGCCGCCTGAAGCAAGAACTCGCCCGGATCACCGAGGAGCGCGATATTCTAAAAAAGGCAA ACCGCGTACTTCGCCAGGGATGCAAAATGAGGTACGCGTTTATTGACCAGCATCGCCGGGTCTATTCGGTCCGCACCATGTGCCGGTGTTTGCAGGTTCATCCCAGTGGCTTTTATGCCTGGCAGAAGAAACCACACAGCGCCCGGTTTCTGGAAGACCAAAGGCAGACCGCGCTTGTTCGCCAGATATGGGAAGATAGCGGTCAGGTATATGGCTACCGCAAGATCCATGATGATCTGATGGATATGGGAGAGCGTTGCAGCCCGAACCGTGTGGCCCGACTGGCCCGCAATGCAGGCATACGCGCGCGGATCGGTTACAAGAAGCGTCCCGGCAAATATGGCGGCAAACCGGCTGTCGTCGCTGACAACAAACTGGATCGGCAGTTTGATACCGCCAGACCAAATACCGCTTGGGTGACCGATATCACCTATATCAAGACACAGGAAGGATTTGCGTATCTTGCCGTCGTCATTGACCTTTATTCCCGCATGGTGGTTGGCTGGGCATTGAAGCAGCGACAAGATACAAATGTTGTTCTGCAAGCATTGCTGATGGCCGTCTGGCGGCGAAAGCCAAAGAACAGGGTACTGATCCATTCTGATCAGGGTTCCCAATATACCAGCATCGACTGGGCCGCTTTCCTTCGTCAGCACGATCTGGAACATAGTATGAGCCGCCGCGGAAACTGTTATGACAATGCTGTTGCCGAAAGTTTCTTTAACTTGCTTAAACGCGAACGCATCCGCCGCAGGGTTTATAAATCACGGGATGAGGCACGTCAGGACGTCTTCGACTACATAGAAATGTTCTATAACCCGAAGCGCAAACATAGTACCAATGGGATGTTGTCACCCGTCGAATTCGAAAGACGACAAATCTGA
- a CDS encoding copper resistance system multicopper oxidase, whose product MNKFLGSALLGALSVIAVSSVANAATYDLSVDYVTIDTGEMKTKAIGYNGSSPGPTLRLKEGEDAVINVTNNLDETTSIHWHGLILPYQMDGVPGISFTGIEPGETFTYRFPVKQSGTYWFHSHSGFQEPDGAYGSIVIEPEKREPFKFDREYVVVLKDKHPHSGARILRNLKMMPDYYNRNQRTLGDFISDVSENGLGETLSERGDWGSMRMMPTDIEDVQGFVGLINGKSPEQNWTGLFEPNERVRLRFINASAMTYFDVRIPGLEMTVVQADGNNVQPVKVDEFRISVAETYDVIVQPTAEKPYAIMAESMGRSGYAFGSLSPQEGLKAEMPARRMDAPLLTMADMGMDHGSMAGMDHSSMGSGNENGMAGMDHSNMAGMDHSQMGMSKDDPFYAAGSGLTPKAANGGKFLSYADLKAQKPLYPERPATREIELRLTGNMERYTWSINGVKYEDAEPIRLKYGERVRFKFVNETMMSHPMHLHGMWSILDTGNGKWDPVKHTININPGMTVYSETEVDEPGQWAFHCHLSYHMASGMFRKVVVEGGPAVAALENGVQ is encoded by the coding sequence ATGAACAAGTTTCTTGGTAGTGCCCTTCTCGGTGCGCTAAGCGTTATTGCTGTGTCATCAGTAGCGAACGCAGCAACATATGACCTGTCAGTCGACTACGTAACAATCGACACAGGGGAAATGAAAACAAAAGCAATTGGCTATAACGGGTCCTCGCCCGGTCCGACCTTGCGCCTCAAAGAAGGCGAAGATGCCGTCATCAACGTGACGAACAACCTGGACGAGACTACATCTATCCATTGGCATGGGTTGATCCTTCCCTACCAGATGGACGGTGTGCCGGGCATCAGCTTCACCGGGATCGAACCGGGCGAGACTTTTACCTATCGCTTTCCTGTCAAACAGAGCGGGACCTATTGGTTTCACAGCCACTCTGGCTTCCAGGAACCAGATGGCGCTTACGGCTCAATTGTTATCGAACCCGAAAAACGCGAGCCATTCAAGTTCGACCGTGAATATGTCGTTGTTCTGAAAGACAAGCACCCTCATTCCGGGGCGCGTATTCTGCGCAACCTAAAGATGATGCCGGACTACTACAACCGTAACCAACGCACGCTCGGAGACTTCATCTCCGACGTTTCGGAAAACGGTTTGGGAGAAACTCTCTCTGAACGTGGAGACTGGGGCAGCATGCGCATGATGCCAACAGATATTGAAGACGTTCAGGGCTTCGTCGGCCTCATCAATGGTAAATCACCGGAACAAAACTGGACCGGACTATTTGAGCCAAACGAACGTGTGCGCCTGCGCTTCATCAATGCATCGGCCATGACTTACTTCGACGTCCGCATTCCGGGACTTGAAATGACTGTTGTCCAGGCCGACGGCAACAATGTTCAACCGGTCAAGGTTGATGAATTCCGCATTTCGGTTGCAGAAACATACGACGTGATTGTTCAGCCGACAGCTGAAAAGCCGTATGCAATCATGGCCGAATCAATGGGACGCTCGGGTTATGCATTCGGATCGTTGTCGCCGCAAGAAGGGTTGAAAGCTGAAATGCCAGCCAGACGCATGGACGCTCCGTTGCTGACAATGGCGGACATGGGAATGGATCACGGTAGCATGGCCGGAATGGATCATTCTTCGATGGGCAGTGGTAACGAGAACGGTATGGCTGGAATGGACCATTCGAATATGGCCGGAATGGATCATTCTCAGATGGGAATGTCCAAAGATGATCCCTTCTATGCCGCTGGAAGTGGTTTGACACCAAAAGCAGCCAATGGCGGAAAGTTCCTCTCCTATGCCGACCTGAAGGCACAGAAGCCTTTGTACCCTGAACGGCCTGCAACGCGTGAAATTGAACTGCGCCTTACCGGAAACATGGAACGCTATACGTGGTCAATCAATGGCGTCAAATATGAAGATGCAGAACCTATCCGCTTGAAATATGGCGAACGGGTGCGCTTCAAGTTCGTCAATGAGACCATGATGTCACACCCGATGCATTTGCACGGGATGTGGTCAATCCTCGATACTGGCAACGGTAAATGGGATCCGGTTAAACACACCATCAATATCAACCCTGGCATGACCGTTTATTCGGAAACCGAAGTTGATGAACCTGGGCAATGGGCTTTCCACTGTCACCTTAGCTATCACATGGCTTCTGGCATGTTCCGAAAAGTGGTTGTAGAGGGCGGTCCAGCCGTCGCGGCACTTGAGAATGGAGTTCAATAA
- a CDS encoding c-type cytochrome: MKKQINWPKYLVIGFFAVGIIAMTLNSFLPGKDDIKDLELTDSGIALPSFSKEAMVGKQLFDMNCAACHGRNATGTEQGPPLMHRIYNPGHHSDRAFYLAVQNGAKQHHWPFGDMPAQPQVSSEQVSRIIRYIRELQEANGIMYQQHQM, from the coding sequence ATGAAAAAACAAATCAATTGGCCAAAGTATTTGGTTATCGGTTTTTTCGCAGTAGGGATCATCGCCATGACCCTGAATTCGTTTCTGCCCGGGAAAGATGACATCAAAGATCTTGAACTGACCGATAGCGGGATTGCGCTCCCCAGTTTCAGCAAGGAAGCCATGGTAGGAAAGCAGCTTTTCGATATGAACTGTGCTGCTTGTCACGGACGCAATGCAACAGGCACGGAACAAGGCCCGCCACTGATGCACAGAATCTACAATCCGGGACATCATTCAGATCGCGCATTCTATCTAGCTGTTCAAAACGGGGCGAAACAACATCACTGGCCCTTCGGCGATATGCCAGCCCAACCTCAGGTAAGTTCGGAACAGGTATCGCGGATCATTCGTTATATACGCGAGCTGCAGGAAGCAAACGGCATTATGTACCAACAACATCAAATGTGA
- a CDS encoding copper resistance protein B has product MKTLTLAAIGGGVLSTILSFSFTAKADNHIFYGIQMEQFEYRSGDEGENLFVWDGDAFVGTDELKLRWQGEGERDLKNDLYENFENRLVLQTPISDFFDAKAGIRLDTPSTTDRWYGTVGIMGLAPQWFEVDADLFVSETGDGSARLDVEYEGLLTNRLILTPSLELNAAFSDDREIEVGRGFSSAEIGLRLSYDLIDRAVAPYIGVAYERKLGKTADFAKDDGEDYEATYLVTGLRLLF; this is encoded by the coding sequence ATGAAAACACTAACTTTGGCCGCGATTGGTGGTGGTGTTCTTTCCACGATCCTGTCCTTCTCGTTCACTGCCAAAGCAGACAATCACATCTTTTATGGCATTCAAATGGAGCAGTTTGAATACCGCTCTGGTGACGAAGGGGAAAATCTTTTCGTTTGGGATGGTGATGCATTTGTTGGCACCGATGAACTGAAGTTACGTTGGCAAGGCGAAGGCGAGCGTGATCTCAAAAACGACCTTTACGAAAACTTCGAGAACAGACTGGTCCTGCAAACACCAATCAGCGACTTTTTCGATGCCAAAGCCGGTATTCGTCTGGATACGCCAAGCACAACAGATCGTTGGTATGGAACCGTTGGAATCATGGGGCTTGCTCCTCAATGGTTTGAAGTCGACGCTGATCTGTTTGTCAGCGAGACCGGAGACGGCAGTGCGCGGCTTGATGTTGAGTATGAAGGCTTGCTGACCAATCGTTTAATCCTCACACCTTCGCTTGAGCTGAATGCTGCGTTCTCTGACGATCGCGAGATTGAGGTCGGACGCGGGTTTTCAAGCGCAGAGATCGGACTGCGGCTTAGCTATGACCTCATCGACCGTGCCGTTGCACCGTATATCGGGGTTGCCTATGAGCGGAAACTCGGCAAAACCGCAGACTTTGCAAAAGATGACGGCGAAGATTACGAGGCAACTTACCTCGTAACCGGTCTCCGCCTTCTTTTCTAA
- a CDS encoding ABC transporter ATP-binding protein, translated as MMEIVHDMGHRLTHYISSDAHWWVHLVFHLVVFGVPVALIIILSATGYRALRRRRSVLAQQAQKPSAKSGTALLQYIFRASWKRQIKLGLLATASLPALYMSLELPKLIINNAIESGHFPVTYLGMEFSQTMALLTLCLLFLLAIGVHGWLKYQVNLQSGALAEHMSRRLRLDISKFSFRKPSPKGGELIPVIVQEVEPVAGYAAESIVLPLLQGGTFLTILTFMLVQDLVLGIAATALLPLQIFVIPRFQKKINALSRTRLKEVRVLGEKIGNISNDNQPGARDIYGSYKRLHDLRLSIHKNKFAMKSLNNFISQMTPFFFYTIGGYLVIKGDLTLGALIAVLTAYKDMGAPLKELFRYYQAQADAHVRYSEIKPYISKEINSTDNRLADVTVLSEVG; from the coding sequence ATGATGGAAATCGTCCACGATATGGGGCATCGCTTGACACACTACATATCAAGCGATGCACACTGGTGGGTTCATCTTGTATTCCATTTGGTGGTGTTTGGGGTGCCGGTTGCGCTAATTATTATTCTCAGCGCGACGGGATACAGGGCTTTAAGACGCCGCAGATCTGTTCTTGCGCAACAGGCTCAAAAGCCCTCGGCAAAGAGCGGAACAGCGCTCCTGCAGTACATATTCAGAGCTTCATGGAAGCGGCAGATAAAACTGGGGCTACTGGCGACGGCCTCTTTGCCGGCTCTTTACATGAGCCTCGAGCTTCCGAAGTTGATCATCAACAACGCCATTGAGTCAGGACATTTTCCAGTTACCTATTTAGGAATGGAGTTCTCTCAAACGATGGCTTTACTTACTCTCTGTCTGCTTTTTTTATTGGCGATTGGCGTGCATGGCTGGCTGAAATATCAGGTTAATTTGCAATCCGGTGCGCTGGCAGAACACATGTCACGCCGCCTACGGCTTGATATTTCAAAATTCAGCTTTCGAAAGCCATCCCCCAAAGGAGGGGAATTGATTCCGGTTATTGTGCAGGAGGTAGAGCCCGTAGCTGGATATGCTGCAGAGTCGATTGTGCTGCCTTTGTTACAAGGCGGTACATTCCTGACGATTCTGACTTTCATGCTCGTGCAAGATTTGGTTTTGGGCATCGCCGCAACCGCACTGTTGCCGCTTCAGATTTTTGTCATCCCCAGATTCCAGAAGAAAATTAATGCTTTGTCTCGAACGCGGCTGAAGGAAGTCAGAGTTCTCGGCGAGAAGATAGGGAACATCTCAAACGATAACCAGCCAGGTGCCCGGGATATTTACGGGTCATACAAGCGACTTCACGACCTTCGTCTCTCTATCCACAAGAACAAGTTCGCCATGAAGTCTTTAAACAATTTCATATCACAGATGACGCCCTTCTTCTTTTACACAATTGGAGGGTATCTGGTGATAAAAGGCGATCTCACGCTCGGGGCTCTAATCGCAGTATTAACTGCATACAAAGACATGGGCGCTCCGCTAAAAGAGCTCTTTCGCTACTATCAGGCGCAAGCCGATGCTCACGTCAGATACTCCGAAATCAAACCTTACATCTCAAAGGAAATCAACAGTACGGACAACCGGCTTGCAGATGTAACGGTTCTGTCTGAAGTCGGTTAA
- a CDS encoding Y-family DNA polymerase, which translates to MSPTSLIPHNNEAKALGIKMGQPLFEIKDLVRQHGVIVKSSNYGLYGDISRRVMELVSSAVPESSVYSIDEIFADLSDWPLPDLTIWARALKDRIYRETGIPVGIGISHTKTLAKLANRLAKKSVKAAGVLVLDRPDWIDLALERTEVGDVWGIGRQYARKLSVLGIQNARQLRDMPDRSARDIMAVCGLKTVRELRCQRCFPLDDSPTDKQTICVSRSLASEITSPDALSDLLFSFAGRGCFKLRRAGLVSGRIQIFALGNRFRPDRPQFSRAVDIGLLPYSNDTRHICMAIGQNVVRLWQPSLQVKKAGIMLLDLCRPEAAPRDLFTPAPISTSPLMTSIDRLEEKFGRDSVVIGRLPRSRVDWFTRSDNRSPCYTTRWSDIPRFR; encoded by the coding sequence TTGTCGCCTACCTCTCTAATTCCACATAACAATGAAGCCAAGGCCCTTGGCATCAAAATGGGGCAACCGCTTTTTGAAATCAAAGATCTCGTGCGCCAGCACGGCGTGATCGTGAAATCGAGTAATTACGGGCTCTATGGTGATATCAGCCGACGCGTCATGGAACTGGTTTCATCCGCTGTGCCGGAAAGCTCAGTCTATTCGATCGATGAAATCTTTGCCGATCTGTCAGACTGGCCCCTGCCCGATCTGACCATTTGGGCGCGGGCGCTGAAGGACAGGATCTATCGCGAAACCGGCATTCCAGTCGGAATAGGTATATCCCACACCAAGACGCTTGCGAAACTGGCCAATCGGCTGGCAAAGAAATCCGTCAAAGCTGCCGGCGTCCTGGTCCTCGATCGCCCGGACTGGATCGATCTGGCACTTGAACGAACAGAGGTTGGCGATGTCTGGGGTATCGGCCGCCAATATGCCCGCAAGCTGTCCGTTTTAGGCATACAGAATGCCCGGCAGCTTCGGGACATGCCAGACAGGTCAGCGCGAGACATAATGGCCGTGTGCGGCCTTAAAACGGTCCGTGAGCTGCGGTGTCAACGCTGTTTCCCGCTGGATGACAGCCCGACCGACAAACAGACGATTTGCGTATCTCGATCGCTTGCAAGTGAGATCACGTCCCCTGACGCGCTCTCTGATCTGCTTTTCAGCTTTGCCGGCCGCGGCTGCTTCAAACTGCGCCGGGCTGGGCTCGTCTCCGGTCGGATACAGATTTTTGCCCTGGGCAACCGGTTCCGTCCGGATCGGCCGCAATTCTCGCGCGCGGTCGATATCGGTCTACTGCCGTACTCGAACGACACCAGACATATCTGCATGGCTATTGGCCAGAATGTCGTTCGCCTCTGGCAACCGAGCCTTCAGGTAAAGAAAGCCGGAATCATGCTGCTTGATCTCTGTCGACCTGAAGCTGCCCCTCGGGACCTGTTTACACCGGCACCGATATCGACCTCGCCGCTGATGACCTCCATCGACCGACTGGAAGAAAAGTTCGGTCGTGATTCCGTGGTCATCGGCAGGTTGCCGCGAAGCCGCGTCGACTGGTTTACCCGGTCGGACAACCGCAGTCCCTGCTATACGACCCGCTGGAGCGACATACCTCGCTTCAGATGA
- a CDS encoding APC family permease, which yields MDHQSEYKKNSISLLGAISMGTGVMIGAGIFALTGQIAELAGKWFPLSFLFGALVTAFSAYTYIKMSNAFPSAGGIGMILQKAYGPGAIAGGAALLMAFSMVINESLVARTFGTYVLRAFDLTDSEVLIPILGVCLIIFAYAVNRAGNKSVGVFSMVMATLKIGGIALFAIAALWAGGYSFEPSSTDGASFPLAGFVASIALSILAFKGFTTITNSGAEIVNPHKNVGRAITFSILICVVVYILVALAVGSSLGLDELIKAKDYALAEAAAPALGPTGFYLTVLLAVVATASGLLASVFAVSRMLAMLTDMEMIPHSHFGMSGSIKDHTLVYTVVVAALLTIFFDLSRIASLGVFFYLVMDVLIHWGCFKYLRQEIGARGFVMITAIVFDIIVLLVFAGMKLQSDPSIVLIATLMIVAVFIFERWFLSNRINQSAKAHSHDHSGH from the coding sequence ATGGACCATCAGTCAGAATACAAAAAAAACAGTATCTCGCTCCTTGGCGCCATATCCATGGGCACCGGTGTTATGATCGGAGCAGGAATTTTTGCTTTGACCGGACAAATTGCCGAACTTGCAGGAAAGTGGTTCCCGTTGTCGTTCCTGTTTGGCGCACTTGTCACTGCTTTTAGTGCTTATACCTACATCAAGATGTCAAACGCCTTCCCGTCAGCGGGCGGGATTGGAATGATTCTTCAAAAAGCATACGGGCCGGGAGCCATAGCAGGTGGCGCAGCATTGCTGATGGCCTTTTCGATGGTCATCAACGAGAGTTTGGTCGCAAGAACATTCGGAACCTATGTTTTGCGGGCTTTTGACCTGACAGATAGTGAAGTTCTGATACCGATCTTGGGTGTCTGCCTGATCATTTTTGCATATGCTGTCAACAGAGCTGGCAACAAATCGGTTGGTGTGTTTTCAATGGTCATGGCCACACTGAAGATCGGTGGAATTGCTTTGTTTGCAATTGCAGCTCTGTGGGCTGGTGGATATTCGTTCGAGCCGTCATCAACTGACGGCGCGAGTTTTCCTCTAGCCGGTTTTGTAGCATCAATTGCTCTTTCAATTCTAGCCTTCAAAGGATTCACTACGATCACGAATAGCGGCGCTGAAATCGTGAACCCTCACAAGAATGTTGGCCGTGCGATCACGTTCTCAATCCTGATTTGCGTTGTCGTATATATTCTCGTGGCGCTCGCTGTTGGCTCAAGTCTTGGCTTGGATGAACTGATAAAAGCCAAAGACTATGCCCTTGCCGAAGCCGCAGCGCCTGCATTGGGCCCTACCGGATTTTATCTGACTGTGCTGCTCGCAGTCGTTGCGACGGCCTCCGGTTTACTTGCAAGCGTGTTTGCTGTCTCAAGAATGCTCGCGATGCTGACTGATATGGAGATGATCCCACACAGTCATTTTGGAATGTCCGGTTCAATCAAAGACCACACGCTTGTTTACACGGTTGTCGTGGCAGCGCTGTTGACAATCTTTTTTGATTTAAGCCGGATCGCTTCACTTGGAGTGTTTTTCTATCTCGTCATGGATGTGCTCATCCACTGGGGATGTTTTAAGTATCTACGGCAGGAAATAGGTGCACGCGGCTTTGTTATGATTACAGCGATTGTCTTCGACATCATCGTATTGCTCGTTTTCGCCGGCATGAAATTGCAAAGCGACCCATCCATTGTTCTCATTGCAACCTTGATGATTGTTGCTGTGTTCATTTTTGAACGTTGGTTCCTGTCAAACCGGATAAACCAATCGGCCAAGGCGCACAGTCACGATCACTCAGGACATTGA
- a CDS encoding heavy metal translocating P-type ATPase — protein MSEHHHKKHQHNHRTSDQAEHATDPVCSMSVTLDSDTPRSPYGDETYYFCSQKCKSKFDSSPESVLSAKEETSAANSASSSASRRYTCPMHPEIIRSEPGSCPICGMALEPMDIPTENEEPNPEIQDFKKRFWLGAALTVPLIVLTMGPFVGLGFIREMIGERVTLWVELILGTPVVLWSGFPFMVRGWNSVVNRSLNMFTLIGMGVSAAYIFSVVAVISPDIFPDGFRDAQGHVGVYFEAAAVIVVLVLLGQLLELGARERTGSAIKALLGLAAKTARIIEDDGSEREVPLEDVTVGMRLRVRPGDKIPVDGVVVEGRSSVDESMISGEPVPIEKNPDDDVTGATINGNGSLIILAKRVGKDTVLSQIVDMVSHAQRSKAPIQKVADTVAGKFVPAVILVALIAFVAWAIWGPDPSLSYGLVAAVAVLIIACPCALGLATPMSIMTATGRGAQIGVLIKNAEALERFAKIDVLIVDKTGTLTEGKPKLAGVIAQPDFQEEEVLSVAAALEKGSEHPLADAIVSAAQERGLSLDKAEEFEAVTGQGVTGKVGGKSVALGNSKLLQTLNIDHSAVDKTANDRRDMGETVMHVVIDGRIAGLISVADPIKDTTLEALKALKKQGFRIVMATGDNQRTAKSVGNKLSIDEIRADVSPEDKANLIMELKAEGHQVAMAGDGVNDAPALAQADVGIAMGTGADVAIESAGFTLVKGDLSGIVRARELSEATMRNIRQNLFFAMVYNAAGVPVAAGLLYPFFGILISPMFAAAAMSLSSVSVIANALRLRRASY, from the coding sequence ATGTCTGAGCATCATCATAAAAAGCACCAGCATAATCACAGAACGTCGGATCAAGCAGAACATGCAACCGATCCTGTTTGCAGCATGTCGGTCACGCTGGATTCCGATACACCACGCTCACCGTACGGCGATGAGACATATTACTTCTGTTCCCAGAAATGTAAGAGCAAGTTCGATAGCTCTCCTGAAAGCGTATTATCCGCAAAGGAAGAGACATCTGCTGCAAACAGCGCTTCGTCATCCGCTTCTCGCCGCTACACCTGCCCGATGCATCCGGAGATCATACGATCCGAACCTGGTTCCTGTCCGATCTGCGGAATGGCACTGGAACCGATGGATATACCAACAGAAAATGAGGAACCAAACCCCGAGATTCAAGACTTCAAAAAGAGATTCTGGTTAGGCGCAGCTCTTACGGTGCCGCTGATTGTCCTAACGATGGGGCCCTTTGTTGGTTTGGGTTTCATCCGAGAAATGATTGGAGAACGCGTTACTCTTTGGGTTGAGTTAATTCTTGGAACGCCTGTCGTCCTGTGGTCTGGCTTCCCATTCATGGTTCGTGGATGGAATTCTGTGGTGAACCGTTCTCTCAACATGTTCACATTGATCGGGATGGGTGTTAGCGCAGCTTATATATTTAGCGTCGTCGCAGTGATTTCTCCTGACATTTTTCCTGATGGATTCAGAGATGCACAGGGACATGTCGGTGTGTACTTCGAAGCTGCAGCTGTCATCGTTGTACTTGTGCTTCTTGGCCAACTGTTGGAATTGGGGGCTCGGGAACGAACCGGCTCGGCAATCAAAGCGTTATTGGGTCTTGCTGCGAAAACAGCCCGCATTATTGAAGATGATGGTTCTGAACGAGAAGTTCCTCTTGAGGATGTAACCGTCGGAATGCGTTTGAGGGTTCGCCCAGGTGACAAGATACCTGTCGATGGCGTTGTCGTTGAAGGACGGTCGTCAGTTGATGAATCCATGATTTCGGGTGAACCCGTTCCAATTGAAAAAAATCCAGATGACGATGTCACCGGAGCAACAATCAACGGAAATGGCAGCCTGATCATCCTGGCCAAACGGGTTGGCAAAGATACTGTCTTGAGCCAAATCGTTGATATGGTCTCCCATGCTCAGCGAAGCAAAGCGCCAATCCAAAAGGTTGCAGACACGGTTGCAGGCAAGTTTGTGCCTGCTGTTATCCTGGTTGCTTTGATCGCCTTCGTCGCTTGGGCCATCTGGGGGCCCGATCCGTCATTGTCATACGGGCTTGTCGCAGCGGTTGCTGTTCTGATCATTGCGTGTCCCTGCGCCCTTGGTTTGGCAACGCCGATGTCAATCATGACAGCGACCGGCCGTGGTGCACAAATTGGTGTGCTCATTAAAAATGCAGAGGCCTTGGAGCGATTTGCGAAGATCGATGTGCTCATTGTCGATAAAACCGGGACTTTGACAGAGGGTAAACCAAAACTTGCAGGTGTAATCGCCCAACCGGATTTTCAGGAGGAGGAAGTTCTTTCTGTCGCTGCGGCGCTGGAAAAGGGATCCGAACATCCATTGGCTGACGCCATTGTCAGTGCTGCTCAGGAGCGCGGATTGTCCCTTGATAAGGCAGAGGAATTTGAAGCTGTAACCGGTCAGGGCGTCACCGGAAAGGTGGGTGGCAAGTCGGTTGCCCTAGGTAATAGCAAACTCCTTCAGACTCTCAATATCGATCATTCTGCTGTTGATAAAACAGCAAATGATCGGCGAGATATGGGGGAGACGGTAATGCATGTCGTTATTGATGGAAGAATTGCCGGGCTCATTTCCGTAGCCGATCCGATCAAGGACACGACGTTGGAGGCTTTAAAGGCGCTCAAGAAGCAAGGCTTCAGAATCGTCATGGCAACCGGTGACAACCAACGAACAGCAAAATCCGTTGGCAATAAACTTTCCATTGACGAGATTCGGGCCGATGTCTCCCCAGAAGACAAAGCCAATTTAATTATGGAACTCAAGGCTGAAGGCCATCAGGTAGCCATGGCAGGTGATGGCGTCAACGACGCCCCTGCTCTTGCTCAGGCTGATGTCGGAATTGCGATGGGTACGGGCGCTGATGTTGCAATTGAAAGTGCTGGTTTCACCCTCGTCAAAGGTGACTTGAGCGGGATTGTTAGAGCCCGAGAACTCTCGGAAGCAACGATGCGCAATATCCGGCAAAACCTCTTCTTTGCGATGGTCTATAACGCAGCCGGTGTGCCTGTTGCTGCGGGTCTGCTCTATCCGTTCTTTGGCATTCTCATCTCACCAATGTTTGCAGCTGCAGCCATGAGCTTATCCTCGGTATCAGTCATTGCGAATGCACTGAGGTTACGTCGAGCAAGTTACTAG
- a CDS encoding YHS domain-containing protein encodes MENILSWLLWGAFIILMMRFGCGAHMFGHKKHTHNKKQADGQAEAIRWEHPQSAVDPVCHKTVDPRIAKTAIYGGEVFYFCSDTCRSKFEVSPDTYVDGSAISRQTHVSPS; translated from the coding sequence ATGGAAAATATTCTCAGTTGGTTGCTTTGGGGAGCCTTCATCATATTGATGATGCGCTTTGGTTGCGGTGCTCACATGTTTGGGCACAAAAAGCACACCCACAATAAGAAACAAGCGGACGGTCAGGCTGAGGCAATCCGATGGGAGCACCCTCAGTCCGCCGTTGACCCGGTTTGTCATAAAACTGTCGATCCGCGCATCGCCAAAACAGCCATTTATGGCGGTGAAGTATTCTACTTCTGTTCAGACACCTGTCGTTCGAAATTTGAAGTGTCGCCAGATACCTATGTCGATGGCAGCGCAATTAGCCGACAAACTCACGTATCGCCAAGCTAG